AGTCATATTCATGTTACGGAAAACAAAAACTAGTTACGAGTATATTCAATTGATGGGAAATAACCGTCTCATATGCTTCTATTGATTACATAAATCGTGGAGAGACTATAGATCATGAAGTCAGGTGTTCAATCCATATCTACGACTGTTCATAATATTTAAACATAGATTTAAGTATAGGAAACTAATCATAATGGAAGATTAAGAAGGAGAACAAAATGACAAAGTACCCCAATTGATTGCTTCCAAGTTCCACCTCACATGTCTTACCTTCTAAACTTAAGGCCTTTCCCATGTGCTTCCCTACAAAACTCAAAAGACTACAAAATTGTCCCTCCATTCTCATTTTTGGAACCATTATTGTGATTGATTAATAAATTAAAGTCTTAACCATAGTTTAGTGATTTAGTTGGTCTTATTTAAAACGGTCATGCATATCGGTCTTAACTGTAAAATATGTCAAATACTATTCTAAATAGGTAAGATGGGTCAAGAGATTTCATTCCCCAAACATTCTGTTTTCCGTCTCATTCatctatttgacccgttttattaTTTAAGACGTATATGTCTGTCTTAAACAAGAGTACAAAACTTGTTGAGATAATCAAATCCATGAAACATTATTGtgattgattaataaattacagTTTAACCATAGTTTAGTGATTCAGTTGGTCTCATTGAGACGGTCATATCGGCCCGTAAATGTAAAACATGTTAAATACTACCCTAAATAGATAAGATGGGTCAAGAGATTTCATTCCCTAAGCATTCTGCTATCTGACTTTCTGTCTCATTTATCAATTTAACCCGTTTTATTATTTAAGACATATATGTCTGTTTAAACAAGATTTTGTATTAGTTAGGTTATGGTTGTTATCACACTTAATGCACTAAATGCAGTTGATTTTTTAAAATTAGATTAATCAACAGATTCAACATCACTAAAACAATTCATTAGACTTGGTCTAGTGGTATGAAGGAAAATCAAACCGGGTTACGGGTGATACTCAATTTCAGTACCATCGTCTCACGTAATTTAAGCGCTCACTTCCGAGTTCTAAGCATGTGAGAGGCGACACCGGAACTAAATACCATCCACTACTCAAGAATGTAACAGGAGCACAAAAAACAGCAGAATGCACCAGAATGCTACACAAAATGTCAGAGCATTCCTGCAGACTTATACTACTGACAGTTAGATTAACTCTGAATAACTTTAGACGGATAtttccgtctgaaacaagaatttgtgtacaaCATTATGTAATGTAACAAAGAATCTATAACAGATCACAAGtattaatcaactttaattacCTGAGTTACAAACCAAAACATCTCACATACATGTAAATTTACagtgaaaacaaaataaaattagaaacaaaaaaattacaaaagtttcggattttacgagtgtaagaTGCCATTCAATAAGCTCTTGAATCTATTAGTTGATAATTTCCTGATAATCTTTTTTGCATCAGAAACACCAGTTTCTGCAAGTTTCTCAATGTTCTTAAAATAAGTAGAATGTGAAATTACTTTTCTTGCATGATTGCAATTGCTAATTGACAGCAATATTGAGAATAATAACTTAGAATTCGATGAATTCCCGTCTTTTGGATCAATCAACTGAAGAACAATACCAATGTTATAATCATTGTTGGAGAATTTCTTCCTGTTTTTCGGCACGATAACCATACTAGACAAAGCCTCAGCTGCCATTTCTCGAATTTCATATGATTTCGCTTCTAGAAATTTTACGAATTCCACCATATATCCTACGTCTCCCATTGATTTTCTTGCTTCTTCTGACGTCCCACAAAGTTTAACCGCGGATTTGAAGGCCAATTCTTGAGTAGAAACGTCCCCTTTTCGAAGAAAATATAATAAATGATACAGAAACCCATAACTTATCAACAAGTTAACACAATCAACAGAACAATAACACAGAATCTCGATTGCCCGTAATGCAGTTTCCCTCAATTTGAAGGGAAAACTCGATCTTGGATCGAGTAATTGAACCAAAACCCGAGCACCACCTTCTTTAATAACCAAATTGCGAACACATTCATCATCAAAAACTAAAGATTTGAGAAATTCAATTGAACCAATTTGAGCTAATTCATCTCTACCTTTAATTAGCTTAATAAAGGTAGAAATTGCATTATCCTCAATCACAAATCTCTTAATTTCCTCGATAATTACGACATTTCTTAAAACCCAACAACACGGACCAATCAACCCGAGTTCAAGACCGTCATCTCTTGAGCATAGACTCAATAATACACTGACCCCACCATGAGCGGAAAGCGCCCAAGCATTCTCACCGTTCTCAGTTAATCTCATTAAGCTATAAAGCGAATATTCTTTCGCTTTATAGCTTCCATTTTCCAACGTTCTAACCAACTGAGCTATAACACCGGAGAGGACTAATGATGATTTATACGTATCAAAACCCGAAATAACTCCAATCACCACGGCCGCTTCTTCTTGAATACTCGAATCGTTCGAGTCCAAACACGACgacaaattcaaaacaaaatcatCCAAATCCACAACAATCTTAACATATTTTTCATCTTCGGTAATTAATTCATTAAGCGAAACTAAAGCTTGTTTTTTCATCCTACAATCACCAATTTTTAACCTGTTTAACAAATCTTTAACGTAGAATCTCATTTCATCTCTTGTTGCACCAACTGGCGGCCTCGAAACCACGAGAGCGAGGCCGCCAGATAATATACCATCAGTATGGTATATACCTGTGAGCTTGCTCACGACAAGGTCAAGTTTAGAAATGACCTTGTCCAGGTCGCTCTGCATCAACAGTTTTCCTGTATACAAACCGCTGATGCAGAGCGACCCGAGATTGTGGCACTCGTCCACTGTCCGGTGCACGAGTGCCACAAGCTCCACGATCCTCTGGTCGTGTGAGCCGGTCAGGGCGTTCTCTAGTGCAATTAATCCGGAGTTGAGCTCCTCCAGCCTCTTCCGGATTAATTGCCACTTCACGGAGAACACCCTGACTGTATGCGAAAGCGCAATGAGCGATGTTACGGTCTCGATTGTATGGCTTAGATTGGGCTCTTCTTCCATTTTGGGTGATTTTTTGGGTATGGTTAATAATAACCAAGTAAACacattttttgtgattttttgttgGTATATGGTAGTTGGAATTGATCCGTTTTACACAATATTAGTATAAATTATAAACCCGTCTTACAGAAGACTAATTGTAATCATAGCTAATTAGCTAAAAAAATGACCAAGTATAAACacaatttttgtgattttttgttgGTATGGGTGGTTGGGATGGATTAGTTTGAGACAATATTAGTATAAATTATAAAACCGTATTACAGAAGACTAATCGATATCGTAGTTACTTATAGCTAGAAAATAAACCAACTAAACATATTTTTGTAGAGGGATAGTTGGAAAGGAGAAAGAAAGTGAAGTGGGAAGGGAAAGTGGGAAAGGGTGACCAAATGAAAGGAATAAATATAGGGTTTATATATGGCACAAATTTATGGTGTGATTAATAAAAAAAGATGTTGATAGCCCCTTAAATATAAGGATTAAGACTAATGATTGGTAACAATGAGAAGGAAAGAGCAACCAAATAATGAAAGTGATTGAAGAAGGATATGGATGGATGAATGTGTAGAGTGATAACTTTGCTTGGAGGTTGGCTCATGTAGACATGTAGTCATGTTGATATCTCATAATCCTCCTATTATATTTCATTTTCAATTTGTTTAAAAAACATTTTTTAAATAGAAAATGAGATAGTGTCATCGAGATAGTGGGACTCAATATAAAGTTGTCATGCATAAAATGTAAGGTTTACTCAAGATTATGAACCTTATATATGGCGTGTGGGACACTGAAAGACTGAAAGGGTAGTCCTAAAACTCGGTATATCGATGAAGCCTTAACATTGTTCGTTATGGAAATACGTGGAAAAGAAATGAATTGAGAGGATAAAATATACCATCCTAAGGTTATGTTACTTtcaacttaatttcagctcataTTCAACTAATTTCAACTCAATTCAGTTTAATTTACTTTTATTTAGTTCAACTCAACTGGCTCGAGCTCTGCTCGAgcatcttcttcatcttcttcttattcttattcttattgttgttgttgatgtttagCTAATTAAGTTCAATTTTGCTAATTAAGTTAAGTATCTCCACTTAACCCAATTTAGCTCACTTCAGATCAATTCAGCTTCATTTATTCAATTTTATTCGGCTTTAATTACTTATCTTAGTTCTTCTTTACGATTATATTACCAATATTCGTCCGCATCCAACTACAAATTCTAACTCGACCAAATATTTATGATGAGTTGATGAATGTGGGAGTGATCGAGACGAAAGATATGTAATGGTGGTCACTTGTCTAGAGGTGGTGGAGCTTATAGGGTATTTAATGTAACCCGTGATGTACATAGCCATTGACTAAAATTAAAATGTTAATGCATGAAAAAAAATGCACTTCCATTCCTTCATGTGACTTGGAAATATTTATTACAAGACCACATTCAATTTATCGACCGCCAATTGTCATATACTTTATTATCACTTTGCAAGTCAGGATTTTATTGAGTTTTTCTAGAAGTTGACAATTTAGACCATAGATAGATTAGGGTATTAAATATGTGTGTTTTTATAAGCACACAGAAAATAATATTCTCTATTACTGTTTTATTAGCCTTTTAGAATAATATTCTCTATTACTGTTTTATTAGCCTTTTAGGTAACTTACCATGTTGTATTGATGTTCACTCATGTGACTCAATAGGGAAAAAGTCTAGCCTAGATTTCGATTAAGACAGTAATATTCGTTTTATATTTAAAGTAATTTCAGTATGTTAAGTGAGACACAAGGAAAATGCCTAGAGATTAACAAAATGCTTATACTCATCTTACATACctattatataaaatatgagtgTTCTCTCATTTCTTTTATCAAATGTTAGTTATTTAAAGCTGCTTTCGtataatatttatataaactGATATACTTTTGTAAATCTTAAAGTCAAATTTGTAAATGATTGAATTCCCTGAGGATTCTCCTTTCA
This sequence is a window from Silene latifolia isolate original U9 population chromosome 8, ASM4854445v1, whole genome shotgun sequence. Protein-coding genes within it:
- the LOC141596035 gene encoding uncharacterized protein LOC141596035 encodes the protein MEEEPNLSHTIETVTSLIALSHTVRVFSVKWQLIRKRLEELNSGLIALENALTGSHDQRIVELVALVHRTVDECHNLGSLCISGLYTGKLLMQSDLDKVISKLDLVVSKLTGIYHTDGILSGGLALVVSRPPVGATRDEMRFYVKDLLNRLKIGDCRMKKQALVSLNELITEDEKYVKIVVDLDDFVLNLSSCLDSNDSSIQEEAAVVIGVISGFDTYKSSLVLSGVIAQLVRTLENGSYKAKEYSLYSLMRLTENGENAWALSAHGGVSVLLSLCSRDDGLELGLIGPCCWVLRNVVIIEEIKRFVIEDNAISTFIKLIKGRDELAQIGSIEFLKSLVFDDECVRNLVIKEGGARVLVQLLDPRSSFPFKLRETALRAIEILCYCSVDCVNLLISYGFLYHLLYFLRKGDVSTQELAFKSAVKLCGTSEEARKSMGDVGYMVEFVKFLEAKSYEIREMAAEALSSMVIVPKNRKKFSNNDYNIGIVLQLIDPKDGNSSNSKLLFSILLSISNCNHARKVISHSTYFKNIEKLAETGVSDAKKIIRKLSTNRFKSLLNGILHS